The window TTGATAGAGCAGTTAACGAAGAAATTAAGGattttattctcaatttttCTGCTAAAAAGGCATGATTTTGGTTGGAAGTTGCTCTGTTTTGATAGGTTTTAGAAAGAGGCTTAAGATTTGTATTTTCACTGCCTTCTGATGTTGATCATATCGTGTTAAAAATTTATGCttgtttttatcaattagGGAATGGCTTTGAGATGTAAAATCTTGTTTATAGTTGTTTACTGTTTTGATGTTTACgttatctttaaaattgtgtATTTAATCTTCTGAAAGTGAtggaaattgaattattaagGCTGTTTTgcaactttttgtttcttggtttttaaaagttaggctttcattttttctccatttttgccaactatttgtatctttcttaTATACTAGAATTCAATTCTtagtcaaaattaaaagatatatttttagtgttcaattttttgcttgattttttgaaaacattagaaaaaagaaatagaaaacatatcaagaaattcaaaagatGAAGGGATCTTTcttatattgtttttagtttttgaaatttttatttgtttcttctcaATTATTCAACACCCAcatattctatatttttaaattggagcaaatatcaatttaaacctcaattttggaatttatcaatttataagtttaatttaaaagaattaactgTGAAACTTgtcattttatcaattaaaatttatctgAAGATTGTCCATTCAAActataattaacaattttattaaattaactttcGTAGAAGTCTATACATGTACAAGAATATATGCATggattattttcatatatatatagtttcttGATTAATTCACtgtaaaaatttatcattaattgaaaagaattaattgttttgcatgatatttttcaaactaaatctAGTGGAAGGCGTAAACTATCACacttattaaaatttagagtttaaagtgatactattattattttggagttTGAATGATACAACAccaaaatttagagtttaaatctattataattattagtcaAGAGTTTAAATATACGTTACTATCAAAATTCagaataaatttgatatttatctttttaattttaaaaaaaaacttggtttagtttttgaaattatacaaaattataggtagaaataatattgtatattGTTAGTATGATAGAAATGAAGTTGGTGTCTTTTGAGTTGCCTGCTTGGTTTTCAAGTTCTACCTATGGGAAGGTTtgtatttcaattaaaaattgcattagatccaaaaaaaaattagaacaaaatagtaacattttttttcagtttaaatttgacaaatatgactgtaatctgttttttaaatttattatttttgtaattttgaaaatgtaagtgACATCAACtcaattatcataatttttttttgctatttttacaaacttcCCTATTTCAATATTAGTTGGatgttaaaaaatgttcattttcatTAGTTAATTAAGGTTTTTCACAAAGATGTGATATTGGTTATGAGCGACATATTCTTCTACGTGAATGCGAATGAAAAATCTATGATCTAGGCATGCATATTATAAATGTAGTCATAGTGATATGGATCTCTTGATAATGACATTTCTAGAGAATCCTGGAAGGATTTAAAATACCTTAAaacattaaatcaaattctcGAAAATTATATTCAACAAAGTTACAAATATCACTATATGGATTGAGACAATGATGCCTACGCCGATATCCATTGAAAAAGAGATATCAAATAATCCAATATGCCTGTGTCCTTAGCTATAATAGAAGTTTTGGTAGATCTCGTAAGAACGCAAACATTGGTGAAATTCCAACTCATTTTATTCATGTATGACCATGTTCATGTCACAGCAAATCAAATCACTTATTCATCTCTCAACAATTACACATAGGAGCCACCTATTGGTCTATCAGATCAAAACCTGATATTTGTACTTGTAAACTAGAATCTATCTCGCTGCCATATAGAAAATCTCGATGCTTTGATCCGAACTCTTTCCagtataattattaattacacGGTGAATCTAAGTTGCTcgagtcttcttcttcttattgttTTGCCTGCATTCACAAGATTGAGTTATCAATTAATGAAACAGAGATGGAAGCAACTTAGGCCAAGCAGACAACTGAATGGTGAATGAGGTCAGTTACCTGTGAATATAAGAAGGTTCCAAGAACTGCGATTGCAGCTCCAAGAGCGTTGACGGGCTGGACAGGCGTGCGAAAGATGATTATTGCAGAAACTATGACCGATATACGTTTCATCGTGTTGCCAATGCTGAACGTCAACGGAGAAATTTCGTCCAGCGACATGTAAGATACTTGGTTGTAGAGATGATAGAAGACACTCTGTGCTGCTACCCACCTACcatgaagagaaaaacaatatactttcaaaacaaaaatgatatcGAAACCGAGTTGACAAGAAGATTACAAACCAACAATTTGAATCAAGATAACATTCAGACTATAGAATGCTATTGCACATAGTTTAAACCAGGTTATAAGACACCCTATTGAAGACctttttgagaagaaaaagaaaatgcaagtCTCATCTATAATCTGAAAGACAAATTTACGAACCCTgtgatttatacatttttaagctgaaaaggaaaatgcaGGCCCTACTATCTCTGTCAACCTACCAACCCCATGATTCGTGAAGTTTGTTGATGTGTTCTTAGACAGTTGAGTTTATATAACTTTCAGAGGATAATTTTGGCAAATAGGAGCAAACTATAAACATCAAAGATACACAAGTCGAATCTGCTTACCACACAAAATTAGGTCCAATTTCAGAGAGAGCTGTTTTCCATCCTGCAGCCCACATCTGTGGTCCTTCGACAGCAATTGCGAACGGGGTAAGTAGCAACAGGGATAATATAGACAAACATGCATAGTAGTTCATTCCACTAACAGAATTCCCCTTCATGCCTTTCTTGGAAAATATGTTTCTGAAGACAAATGCCAAGTTTGATATCATGGCTCCCATGAAACCTGAAGAAAGTGAAGACATCCAAGAGCTTTCAGAAGAATATTATAGACTAAGCATTTTCATTATAACAATTCAAATCATTCCATTACAAATAGAAATATAGTTCCCCAGCTTATCCTTTCCTCAACTCCCATGTTAGGGAAGGCATGTGTAGGACAAATGAACCAACTTTCTCAATCGTATCAATAGATTCTCCGTCTAATGCTTTATTATAGATCTATttgaattaactttttaagtgtttataaatatatttatttgtactaaaaacacttttttaatACTTAGAAAGCCAATCCAATGGCTCATTTGGGGTGCACACCCATCGAATAGAAGAAATGATTCCCAGCAAGTCATTTTCGTTCACATCAAACAAGGAGCAAACTTTGAATTGATTGCTTAGCATACGTTTGATAACCATGTTTTCAAACTTAGTTACtcattatttctttgttttcttacctactttttaataaaaaatttcaaatacagGCAAATTCAGAAAAGCTAAGAAAAAACTGcatttcaaatatgatttatggttgtaattaaaataaaagaaatcttATAACTTTTATATTGGTCCTAAACTTTATACTTATTTCATTCAGAACCTACTTTCGTAAATATTCGAATCCATCCAAATCTTCATATCATTTAGTTCTTGATAGTATATTGAAATTTCCCATCCAACAAAAATGGCAGGTACGCACTTACAAATCAATCTCAATACATGTGATTCAGAGCACAAGTTCACTAATGCAAGATTACTGGTAGTAACCATAATAGGAAATCTAGTGACAAGAATCTAACAAAACAGATCAGGAAAAGTACCATACCAAGAATTTGAAcgttaatttaattacctaTCATATTGAAGTTGAGCTCAGTCACGGCAGCAAGAGCACAACCACCGATGATCGGGAGAAGAGAGAGGTAGACAGGAATAGGGAAAGTCTCACCCAACAGGAACCTTGAAACCAATACGCTAAATGCAGGCTCACCACTTTTGATAATATGGGTGAATGAGACAGCAACCTTTGACATGCTCACTGTTGCAGCTACATGACCAATTGTGTGGGCCACAGCAACCTAGTCAAAATCATCACCACATTTAAAGACAGAAAATTCCAAAACAACAATCAACTACAAACAATTTTGATGAGTTCTCCACGTTTAAGCTTATGTATACATAAATTGTCAGTTATCTCTAGAAAGGAACCAAGTTATGATAAACAGCAGTTAGCAAGTTGacttgaatttgtttttcttcaaaaagaaagaaaaaaggacttgAATTAGTTCTCTTGCCCTTATCCTAACCAATCTCAGAAAGCAACCATAGGCGCTAATTCTTCCACAACTAGATCAACAAGATTGATTGCCGATGAAAATTGGACAAGAAATCCAGAAAAACTTCCAAAGCTTCTCAGCAATCGACAACAGCATAAACAGGGgtatttcctttttccaaaTACTTGATTTCTCATTGGGTCTTGTTGGGAAAAACCTCCCACCAATAAtagataaatttaaagaaagcatttaactaaatttcaCTTCTAATGTTTTGCCAAAACTCAACCGTCCtaaattttcttgttagtCAAACAGAACCAGAAATTTCCTAACCTTTCTCAAAACCTAACCACGGGAGTATTTCTTCAAACACTAGAACAACAACGGATGAAAGAAACATGACTATTCATGATAATTTAAGGCAGTAGCCAATCAGAACCCAGAAAAAACTTACAGGGAACAAAGATTTCCAAAACTCGAAATCAGTCTTGGGAGCCTCAGCGACCCTCGTCATCCAAGAGACTAACATGATGAGAGAACCAACAGCAAGAGAAAGTGTGGAGGTTAGCCATGGATATGGATACGCATTCAAAACCTTCTTATTGTAAATGTTGAACACAACGTTCAAACTCCACCAAAGAGCAAAATACAGTCCGATCTTCACCTTCTTCGCCGCCTCAGACGGCTGGTCGGCCACAGTCAGTTCAATGTTCGACTCAATCGGCTGCGATCGGTCAGCCTCGTACGCTTTGCACGCATTGAAATCACTCTTCCGAGTTCCCAACGTCCCAAAATTGGAAACCGATGAGATATGAAGAGCATTTTTCACGCACACAACCGAGCTGTGGGGTTTTTGCGCCGGCAATGAAGGTGAACACGAAAACCGCCTAATTGGCACCGGAGAACTCCGCCGGAGAATCACGTCGGACCCATTAATGGATTTCGCAGATTGAGTTAAAGAAGAGATCATGAtcgaaaaacaacaaaaacccAGATATtagacaacaaaaacaagCACAATCAGAGAAGTGCAAGTCGTGAAAGAGACTAATTCCTTCACGGCTCTTATAAAATAAGAACACTAATCGCTCAAGACTCTTAAATGCGAATCCCGAAACGACCCAGAAAGCCAAATTTGTATGaaactataataatcaaagaaaaatgatcttGAAACTCGGTAGgtgggagaaaaaaaacatgaacagTTGCGAAAATGGTGTAATTTAGTAGAAAATAAGCAAAGGGGAAGTCTAAAAAGGAAGCCACCGATACTAAGGTGGTTGATGATCGTTGCTTTTCAATGAATCTGTACAGTTTTTGGGGTTGGTgaaaaatttttaatataagaaGATGGAAGACtgaattcaaatgaaattttcaaagggtttttttttctctaaaaactAAGGTGGGTGGCGGCTTTAATcgatttgaaaatgtgaagtTTTTTTCTCCGTGGAATTGGTGATTCGGTGAGGATCcggaaaaagagaaacaaaaaaaacaaatcacaTCAACTATCATGattctgtttcttcttccGTTTTCAAATATGGATATGTattagtaattttgaaatcgGAACtgtttattgaaaaagaaaggaaatccAAACTCAAGCAAAATCTTGTTTCtattaaacacaaatattaaattttagttagaGTGGTAACTATTtccatcaaatattttaaacatatacATGGATTTAAATTGACGAAATGATTAAATATACCCAAGACTCTCGAACTTAGGAAAAagggtttctttttctcaagtTCAACGTCACATGTCAGATGGGAAATTTGTCCCATATAAAACTATACCTTTGTTAATTACTGTATTAGTCctcaaacttaatttaattttcatgattttaGAAGTTAGGAATTGATGTCTAAAACTGGATCCATATTCATTCAAAgtagttattttatttcttttcaccTCAACAACTCCGACTAACACTCGGAACCATTAATATTTAgaggtgattttttttttttttttgctaaaatCACTTTTACTATTCTTAGAattacttttatataaaataacacattcgtgaataaaataaaattgatttttgaaaaattaaaaattactttagattgatttttgaagtatCACTAGTCGAGTGAAGAGTATCACTAGTTGAGTGGTTCGAATGTTGAATCACTTCCAACACTTTTAAAGACGACTATCTTCTTCAATGACAAACTTTTAATGATAGTTTGTTATGATGATCGCCGGTCAACCtgtgattgttttttttgtaacgGCTACCGGCCAACCTTAGATCAATGTCACCACGGATCAATTTTTGACGATCACATTTCAgctatttgttaaaaataaattaataaaactaatattttaacaaattaataaaactaatatttattagAACTCCGTGACTGTTGGTCCATCGTTGACAACTtctaattatcatttttaagtAAAGAAAAACACTGTAAAAATCACAGGTGTAATTATACAAACAATGGAAATTTGACCGAAATTTGAGGTCAAATGGCATAAAATATAACTCCAATTTTCATCATACATCTATCCAATCTTTGAAGAAGTTAGTAGTGgttgatcaattttttataatttaaaatttgaagtgtaAATGATACTTCTTATTTTACCTTAAAGAATAGTGTTTTTACAATTTGCACTTACCTTAAAGGATAGTCCCAAAAATGAAAGTGACTCCTAATCTTTTACCTAACACCGCCCTAAGAACTACCAACACTAACCAAATTATAGTGCATTATGTTTTCCAAACTAATTCCTCATGTTTATGAAGGAATCgtttagtcttttttttttttttttttagcttttgggTGATCACATAATTAAcgtaaattttaatattcaaaactataatatttttcgTCAACACACACTGTAAAACGACTCACGAAACACAAGAGAGATTATTGTTTGTCCATTTACTTACTACAATTACGGTGCCTAATATAACAAATACCAAATACTCGCATCATCgttataacctaattaaaatACACAATTTAACCCAACATGTACAcaattaaaagatacaaataatttCACTTTATACTTCCTAGGCAAGTTATTGATAAGCATGTCAGACGTAAGCGAAGCCAAAAGCTGTACTCAACTTAGCCACAAGAGTTTTAAAAGCCACAACTGGAATCATCATTCAACATGGACACAAGAATTAGAACTGGGCTTGGAGGGGTGCGCCAGGCCCAAGCAATAGTGCAACGCAAGGGCGACGCTCGAAGACCCCAATAGCAAGCTATTGTGTTGGGCCTTCCccctagaaaaataaatttaatatcatgtGAGCCGATGGCCCACGTATCAGATATTAAACTGATAAGAACAGATACTACACTTGATCTTAGCCAAAAGGCCGAGAAAGGTATGAGATGCATGATTTCGCTCCACCACTTTTATTGTCATTCACTTTCCTTATCTTCCGATGACAACCGATGTGGGACATTTACTATTCTTCTGTTTATTTGTGTATTATTGTTATAAGCTTTATTGATGAATACTCCCATTCCCTCATATTTTCTCATATAAACTTTCTTTAGTCTCCATGGTTAGctattaacttttatttttatttttatttttatttttatttttattttgttctaacAAACAAGAACTATAGATACATTGtgactttttttccttctctagttacaaactaaaactatatttttccTTGTTGCCTTCATGTAACTAATATCTAATTGATTGGAAGTTATcatgtaattatattttctacttttcttgaaatttggCAGATAAAAGTCggaacaattttaaataagaaatcaatatttaaattttttgcgACATGCATTCTGTCATATGTTGCGGAAAGTGAacgtattaaatttaattttagacttTCTGCGACGTTTCGTTAATGTACGTCGAGGAGCGACTCTTTCCGCAACATGATGTTTCGTGCGTCTGCAAAAATTGATCAACACCGATGTTGCTCTTAGAATCGCAATTGTTccaatttcttgtagtggcTCCTCTGAGTTTAAGAATATCT of the Cucumis sativus cultivar 9930 chromosome 3, Cucumber_9930_V3, whole genome shotgun sequence genome contains:
- the LOC101216838 gene encoding glucose-6-phosphate/phosphate translocator 1, chloroplastic, giving the protein MISSLTQSAKSINGSDVILRRSSPVPIRRFSCSPSLPAQKPHSSVVCVKNALHISSVSNFGTLGTRKSDFNACKAYEADRSQPIESNIELTVADQPSEAAKKVKIGLYFALWWSLNVVFNIYNKKVLNAYPYPWLTSTLSLAVGSLIMLVSWMTRVAEAPKTDFEFWKSLFPVAVAHTIGHVAATVSMSKVAVSFTHIIKSGEPAFSVLVSRFLLGETFPIPVYLSLLPIIGGCALAAVTELNFNMIGFMGAMISNLAFVFRNIFSKKGMKGNSVSGMNYYACLSILSLLLLTPFAIAVEGPQMWAAGWKTALSEIGPNFVWWVAAQSVFYHLYNQVSYMSLDEISPLTFSIGNTMKRISVIVSAIIIFRTPVQPVNALGAAIAVLGTFLYSQAKQ